One stretch of Lacimicrobium alkaliphilum DNA includes these proteins:
- the csrA gene encoding carbon storage regulator CsrA, producing the protein MLILTRRVGETLMIGDEVTVTVLGVKGNQVRIGVNAPKEVSVHREEIYMRIQAEKNADFSPQDDDDSERD; encoded by the coding sequence ATGCTTATATTGACCCGTCGTGTGGGTGAGACGCTGATGATAGGTGACGAAGTCACAGTAACTGTTTTAGGCGTGAAAGGAAACCAGGTACGTATTGGTGTGAACGCACCCAAAGAAGTATCTGTGCACAGAGAAGAGATTTATATGCGTATACAGGCTGAGAAAAATGCGGATTTCTCTCCTCAGGATGATGATGATTCAGAGCGCGACTGA